One Brassica rapa cultivar Chiifu-401-42 unplaced genomic scaffold, CAAS_Brap_v3.01 Scaffold0876, whole genome shotgun sequence genomic window carries:
- the LOC117131131 gene encoding uncharacterized protein LOC117131131, which produces MPPRKRVVRTQSASASREGGDENVPPPVPPIDQDALRQMVQDAARQAAHEAVQQAVQEAARVAAQEVVRQMAAAQQVPPVQVQGHQQPPIQPVPPVQVQGQQQPPIQQVPEVDETLMQVMKQMKTVDLETFGGTVDPFQAYNWKHRLATCLQTINCPLRLCLNIAELYLRGDALVWWDGVQSMRDGDMTYEDFLIAFDKKNFPREALHQKKNAFEHLRQGTRSVREYEREFCQLRLFAGNNFDAEDLIRRFLDGMRVDLRGRCSMVTYTSLEDLVEKAAVQEACIAEEQKYSKAQPKTERTSESPNMAWDQSGTPSCERCHRYHFGDCVMCFACGRLGHVAKYCRFTKVDGTGTGQVTAPTTLAAASKKCYGCGQPGHIFRDCPRGGGGTCRESITS; this is translated from the coding sequence ATGCCGCCGCGTAAGAGAGTTGTTCGCACTCAGTCCGCTAGTGCTTCACGAGAGGGTGGAGATGAGAATGTGCCGCCACCGGTTCCACCGATTGATCAGGATGCCCTTAGGCAGATGGTGCAGGATGCTGCCAGACAGGCTGCACATGAGGCAGTTCAGCAAGCTGTCCAGGAGGCTGCTAGAGTAGCTGCACAGGAAGTGGTTAGGCAGATGGCTGCAGCTCAGCAGGTTCCGCCAGTTCAGGTTCAGGGGCATCAGCAGCCCCCTATTCAGCCGGTTCCACCAGTTCAGGTTCAGGGGCAGCAGCAGCCCCCTATTCAGCAGGTTCCTGAGGTTGATGAGACGCTTATGCAGGTGATGAAACAGATGAAAACTGTGGATTTGGAGACTTTTGGGGGAACAGTAGACCCTTTTCAGGCTTATAATTGGAAGCATAGATTAGCTACGTGTCTGCAGACTATCAATTGTCCGTTGCGCCTTTGCCTTAATATCGCAGAGTTGTATCTGCGTGGGGATGCATTAGTATGGTGGGATGGAGTGCAATCGATGCGTGATGGCGATATGACTTATGAGGATTTCCTCATTGCGTTCGACAAGAAGAATTTTCCTAGAGAAGCATTGCACCAGAAGAAGAATGCTTTTGAGCATCTGAGGCAGGGTACTAGGAGTGTCAGAGAGTATGAGCGGGAGTTTTGCCAACTCCGCTTGTTTGCTGGTAATAATTTTGATGCGGAGGACTTGATCAGGAGATTCTTAGATGGGATGCGAGTTGATCTTCGCGGGAGGTGCAGTATGGTTACTTACACGAGCTTGGAGGATCTGGTAGAGAAGGCTGCTGTGCAGGAGGCATGTATTGCAGAGGAGCAGAAGTACTCTAAGGCCCAACCTAAGACTGAAAGAACTTCAGAGTCACCGAACATGGCATGGGATCAGTCAGGAACACCCAGTTGTGAGCGCTGCCATCGCTACCATTTTGGAGATTGCGTGATGTGTTTTGCATGTGGGCGGTTAGGCCATGTGGCCAAGTATTGTCGATTTACAAAAGTGGATGGTACTGGTACCGGACAGGTTACAGCACCAACGACACTAGCAGCGGCTTCAAAGAAGTGTTATGGCTGTGGCCAGCCTGGTCACATTTTCAGGGATTGCccgaggggggggggggggacgTGTAGAGAATCCATCACCAGCTAA